A portion of the Falco naumanni isolate bFalNau1 chromosome 9, bFalNau1.pat, whole genome shotgun sequence genome contains these proteins:
- the SEC16A gene encoding protein transport protein Sec16A isoform X4 — MQQPPQTVPAGAAAPPPAGIARNMYWRNSSLSKRANATAAPVQPVTDPFAFGRQTPQGSPLDNPSKGNALVMQSSSPAVFPQPAIIHTSPSHAGDNPHGPHTSLSAPVSQPGINTSTFSNVPVPSLSPGYIINSTTEAHPNADLGLCGPAVPLHYNTGAAVENSFSVHPGMVSASNKPGGRQDVGRDPNDVPSGPNATALFPPPPQQPMSQWRPVQSNLQSPVRNFVPYPEPSSQIDVHNVSQSSVSTSHPPLQANLQQVPVHQGIPQNTTQAPLSIGCEKNGKNGSANSSHHMNSIQPGNVFRQNTEMTNTWLSQPYQEQFCPQPPLQDSSFVIPTAQENNPQNQSPDMPETSNRPVPADRDSGTLSMFFKGDEAENEEILSSEKNYVVEKTEFDACQPNSASLYHQPMHPQRVATNVLSQAQIGTGSASEMVQKGMDAQYFSKIVSQQETQAAKHSMFVSDDKARIGDPSGNGGSQYENVENLECIQNQEVLPSEPQNASSPAAGPDLYRYGSFPGQMLPKNAVVSHAEGGPNLEAPDSLPHPVRPDSVSSNYSNISHRSASSSARPQEQVGTFIQQESGKPDEESSAGFFKQIDSSPLGGDSSELNLGKSYHGNLSQPPTPSPPKPTGVFQTSANSSFEPVRSHGVGIKPAEIDQAKMVVELRENHSNQKNIKKNTAVPAASPGNLEQPPDNLETIFMPQVHPLPLAVTGEAGNMLHSGPVMENIQSISERRSSTRAQGAVKKCDSPATTLWAHNELPNFGGNVLLAPAAPAVYVPAKQTVEVIQPPEEGLSNQQPSKPGTIAVQLSQDRHIPSENLENPPKMGEEEALQSQASSGYASLLSSPPTESLQNQPILIAQPNQSYNLAQPINFSISLSNQLSSNENNQPMKDSGVGDKPAMGPQTSHAGGIISGENVPLPVMQVGSLLVNALPNTNLLKHNVLQSPVNSSDTASNQPANLLMKTPLNLAPEGQKNVNMEGFIPEFASKPGSSSSISPGTNIAGASPLVPPVNSVIQANNSANHSNSKEEVAGVLDFTVSRTLEKSSASNSVQVHNQSLSGGPVYPQQSAGSSAGQMHPEMHDKQHFYQQVTKDVQHQAVSDRAVQGALPSQPQMQAAQMQQPASSGQSSVPSNYQVAAGTKAVQASQQRENQVLSNHPQPVGPQEADSVQLTTRYDQTSPDKQPASGQLSGAPASTDPSTTVSQSVMPNVQQDLQRPSLPQTPQDAFGPPQNPYYYYRHPYDAYQPPYPPPYPPADPRTAAHLYYMEDSYGQYDPRYSTGYMEPGSYRYSEPERPSSRASHCSDRPPSRQGYTEDYYAKSGWSDYYPGYYSNSYDYGDPSRWERYSSAYDPRYRDPRSYGQRYWYDAEHNPYQKREAYPYGNRHDQYEDNWRYDPRFTGSFDDESEPHRDPYGDEFDRRSVHSEHSGHSLRSSRSVHSHQSSFSSRSQQGVLLHTDYPYGGYAANFDGQQPFTGYGYPTETGWSAVEQAPLRPSTPEKFSVPHICARFGPGGFLIKVLPNLPSEGQPALVEIHSMETMLQHSPEQEEMRAFPGPLAKDDTHKVDVINFAQNKASQCFKNDNLIDKESASLLWDFIVLLCRQNGTVVGTDLAELLLRDHKTVWLPGKSPNEANLIDFTNEALEQVEEESGEAQLSFLTDSLITTIDSLEKETERFRELLLYGRKKDALESAMKHGLWGHALLLASKMDSRTHARVMTRFANSLPINDPLQTVYQLMSGRMPAASTCCGDEKWGDWRPHLAMVLSNLTNNVDLESRTIATMGDTLASKGLLDAAHFCYLMAQVGFGVYTRKTTKLVLIGSNHSLPFFKFATNEAIQRTEAYEYAQSLGSQPGCLPNFQVFKFIYACRLAEMGLAAQAFHYCEVISRTVLKDPHYYSPVLIGQLIQMSSQLRLFDPQIKEKPEQESFIEPSWLITLRHVDGQIKEGAIAYNTDRSTPPPYACSTPSSELDHASQCDGAGVGRDMGPGAENALLASLLPNMAQQMQSVQLMPSVPQAALDGSAAMIPPGDQEAVRSVPFYSVASQPIGPGPGFAPPGFSNPYGNEPSPLYLGSALPPGGPPQEIEPRSEEQINPETGTQRIARESPSQSSFPEQREEDFYGRMASMAPGRRSRSASQSSAHMGYGRRSRTTSESSAHSVGRERSSSAAKQPSPPPSVPVGKENKKEIKKEPAPRKTGGTWFRWLMGKGKNEAHLPDDKNKSIVWDEQKQRWVNLDEPEEESKPPPPPPTGFPKVPQTVPPGPGGPPSAPVNMFSRRAAGSRARYVDVLNPGGTKSSGAVPAPSDLFAPLAPMPIPANVFVPNSVPGEPQPMEGSGAAEHAPAASQTNADPAAAVEPEYLNPAILPPGSGLPVSNPDGSQSGELSRSSSMSSLSREVSQHFNQPATVPPSGGPAAGTVPFYNPSQFAQSPAVTGSSRLGRIGQRKYPTLK; from the exons AATGCAGATCTTGGACTCTGTGGGCCTGCAGTACCATTACATTATAATACAGGAGCGGCAGTTGAAAATTCTTTCAGTGTGCATCCTGGAATGGTGTCTGCATCAAACAAACCTGGAGGTAGACAAGATGTTGGTAGAGATCCAAATGATGTTCCTTCAGGACCCAATGCAACAGCACTCTTCCCTCCACCTCCTCAGCAGCCTATGTCTCAGTGGAGGCCTGTTCAAAGTAACCTGCAGTCTCCAGTTCGAAATTTTGTGCCCTACCCTGAGCCGTCTTCTCAGATTGACGTTCATAACGTTTCTCAGTCCTCTGTTAGTACTTCTCATCCTCCTCTACAGGCAAATTTACAACAAGTTCCTGTACACCAAGGTATTCCACAAAATACCACGCAAGCGCCTTTATCCATTGGTTGtgaaaagaatgggaaaaatgGCTCTGCAAATAGCAGTCATCACATGAATAGCATCCAGCCTGGAAATGTGTTTAGGCAGAATACAGAAATGACTAACACTTGGTTAAGTCAACCATACCAGGAACAATTTTGCCCACAGCCACCATTGCAAGATTCCAGTTTTGTCATTCCCACAGCTCAGGAAAATAACCCCCAAAACCAGTCTCCAGATATGCCTGAAACATCGAATAGACCTGTTCCCGCAGATCGAGATTCAGGAActctttccatgtttttcaAAGGGGATGaggcagaaaatgaagaaatactttcatctgaaaaaaattacgTAGTTGAGAAAACGGAGTTTGATGCTTGTCAGCCAAATTCGGCATCCTTGTATCACCAGCCAATGCATCCTCAGCGGGTTGCAACTAATGTTCTCTCTCAGGCGCAGATTGGTACAGGTTCAGCCAGTGAGATGGTGCAAAAAGGAATGGATGCCCAGTACTTTTCTAAAATTGTAAGTCAGCAGGAGACGCAGGCCGCTAAGCACTCTATGTTTGTTAGTGATGACAAGGCACGTATAGGTGACCCGTCTGGGAATGGTGGCTCACAGTATGAAAATGTTGAGAACCTGGAGTGCATTCAGAATCAAGAAGTGCTGCCAAGTGAACCACAAAATGCTTCATCCCCTGCTGCTGGTCCTGATCTGTACAGATATGGTTCCTTTCCAGGTCAGATGCTTCCAAAGAATGCTGTTGTGAGCCATGCTGAAGGAGGACCAAATTTGGAGGCACCCGATTCGTTACCTCATCCTGTCCGACCAGATAGTGTATCTTCAAACTATAGCAACATTAGCCATAGGAGCGCTTCAAGCTCAGCAAGACCTCAAGAGCAAGTCGGTACGTTTATTCAGCAAGAAAGTGGGAAGCCTGATGAAGAATCTTCTGCTGGCTTCTTTAAACAGATTGACTCTTCTCCGTTGGGAGGTGATTCAAGTGAGCTAAACCTGGGCAAGAGCTACCATGGTAATCTATCCCAGCCTCCAACTCCAAGTCCTCCTAAGCCCACAGGAGTATTTCAGACAAGTGCAAATAGTTCTTTTGAACCCGTGAGGTCCCATGGAGTTGGTATAAAACCTGCGGAGATCGACCAAGCAAAGATGGTGGTTGAATTAAGAGAGAACCACTCAAACCAAAAGAATATCAAGAAGAATACAGCTGTGCCGGCTGCATCCCCAGGCAATCTTGAACAGCCACCAGATAACCTGGAAACTATTTTCATGCCTCAGGTACACCCACTGCCACTTGCAGTCACTGGTGAAGCTGGAAATATGTTGCACTCGGGACCTGTTATGGAAAACATACAATCAATATCCGAGAGAAGGTCCTCAACAAGAGCTCAGGGAGCAGTTAAAAAGTGTGATAGCCCAGCAACAACTTTGTGGGCTCATAATGAGTTACCTAATTTTGGGGGAAATGTTCTTCtagctcctgctgctcctgcagtgtATGTACCTGCCAAACAAACTGTAGAAGTCATTCAGCCACCAGAAGAAGGCCTGTCTAATCAGCAGCCAAGTAAACCAGGGACTATTGCTGTTCAGCTTTCCCAAGATAGACATATACCTTCTGAGAATCTTGAGAATCCTCCCAAaatgggagaagaggaggcaCTTCAGTCTCAGGCAAGTTCTGGTTATGCAAGTTTGTTGTCTTCTCCACCTACAGAGTCTTTGCAGAATCAACCTATCCTGATTGCTCAGCCTAATCAAAGCTATAACTTGGCTCAGccaattaatttttctatttctctgtcTAATCAGCTaagcagcaatgaaaacaaTCAGCCAATGAAGGACTCTGGGGTTGGGGACAAGCCTGCGATGGGTCCTCAGACTTCACATGCTGGTGGGATCATTTCTGGGGAAAACGTGCCATTACCTGTCATGCAAGTTGGATCTCTGTTAGTTAATGCACTTCCAAATACTAATCTGTTAAAACATAATGTATTACAAAGCCCTGTTAATTCCTCTGATACTGCTTCTAATCAGCCGGCAAATTTGCTTATGAAAACTCCACTTAATTTGGCTCCAGAAGGGCAAAAGAATGTTAATATGGAAGGGTTTATTCCTGAATTTGCTAGCAAGCCGGGGTCTAGCTCATCCATTTCACCTGGGACAAATATTGCTGGTGCAAGTCCACTAGTCCCCCCTGTTAATTCTGTAATACAGGCTAATAATTCTGCAAATCATTCAAATAGCAAAGAAGAAGTTGCTGGAGTGCTCGACTTCACAGTGTCACGGACGTTGGAGAAAAGCAGTGCAAGTAATTCTGTGCAGGTGCATAATCAGTCGCTTTCTGGTGGTCCAGTATATCCTCAACAGTCAGCTGGTAGTAGTGCTGGTCAGATGCATCCTGAGATGCATGACAAACAACATTTCTATCAACAGGTGACAAAAGATGTACAGCATCAAGCTGTATCAGACAGAGCTGTACAGGGAGCATTGCCATCTCAACCACAAATGCAAGCAGCTCAGATGCAGCAACCAGCATCTTCTGGGCAGTCCTCAGTTCCTTCAAACTACCAGGTGGCTGCAGGGACTAAAGCAGTGCAGGCATCACAGCAGCGTGAGAACCAGGTGCTGAGTAACCATCCCCAACCTGTGGGTCCCCAAGAGGCAGATTCGGTGCAGCTGACAACAAGATATGATCAGACAAGTCCTGATAAGCAGCCAGCATCTGGACAGCTGTCGGGTGCTCCAGCTTCCACAGACCCTTCTACCACcgtcagtcagtcagtcatgCCAAATGTGCAACAAGACCTGCAGCGTCCATCCCTGCCTCAGACTCCTCAGGATGCCTTTGGTCCACCCCAGAACCCTTACTACTACTACAGACATCCTTACGACGCTTATCAGCCTCCATATCCGCCACCTTATCCTCCTGCAGACCCCAGAACAGCAGCTCATCTTTATTACATg GAGGATAGCTATGGACAGTATGACCCACGGTACAGCACTGGTTATATGGAACCTGGGAGCTATCGCTATTCTGAGCCTGAACGTCCTAGTTCCAGAGCCAGTCACTGCTCTGACAGGCCGCCTTCTAG ACAAGGCTATACTGAAGATTATTATGCAAAAAGTGGATGGAGTGATTATTATCCAGGCTATTACTCAAACTCATATGATTATGGAG ATCCAAGTCGCTGGGAACGTTACTCATCAGCTTATGACCCCAGATACAGAGATCCTAGAAGTTATGGTCAGAGGTATTGGTATGATGCTGAACACAACCCTTACCAGAAGAGAGAAGCATATCCGTATGGCAACAG ACATGACCAATATGAAGATAACTGGAGATACGATCCTCGTTTTACTGGAAGTTTTGATGATGAATCTGAGCCCCATAGAGACCCCTATGGTGATGAATTTGACAGGCGCAGTGTCCACAGTGAGCATTCTGGTCATAGTCTCCGTAGCTCCCGCAGTGTTCACAGTCACCAGAGTAGTTTCAGCTCTCGCTCTCAACAA GGAGTGTTGCTCCACACAGATTACCCATATGGCGGATATGCTGCTAACTTTGATGGACAACAGCCTTTTACAGGTTATGGCTACCCGACTGAAACTGGATGGTCAGCTGTAGAACAAG caCCTTTAAGGCCCTCAACACCTGAGAAATTTTCAGTGCCTCATATCTGCGCAAGGTTTGGTCCTGGGGGCTTCCTAATAAAAGTGCTGCCAAACCTGCCTTCAGAAGGACAGCCAGCTCTGGTTGAAATACACAGTATGGAG ACTATGTTACAACATTCCCCAGAGCAAGAAGAGATGAGAGCATTTCCCGGTCCTCTTGCTAA ggatgaCACCCATAAAGTAGATGTTATTaattttgcacaaaataaagCTTCACAGTGCTTTAAGAATGATAATCTAATTGACAAAGAGTCTGCAAGTCTGCTTTGGGACTTTATTGTACTGTTGTGCAGGCAGAATGGG ACAGTTGTGGGAACAGACCTGGCTGAACTTTTGCTCCGAGATCATAAAACAGTGTGGCTTCCTGGAAAGTCACCAAATGAAGCAAATTTGATTGATTTCACTAATGAAGCTTTGGAACAAGTGGAAGAGGAATCTGGTGAAGCCCAGCTCTCATTTCTCACCGATAGTCTTATAACCACAATTGACAGTCTTgagaaagagacagagagatTTAGGGAGTTACTGCTTTATGGCCGCAAGAAG GATGCTTTGGAGTCTGCGATGAAGCATGGTTTATGGGGTCATGCTCTGCTACTTGCCAGCAAAATGGACAGCAGAACACATGCAAGAGTTATGACCAG ATTTGCCAACAGTCTCCCAATTAATGACCCTCTGCAGACTGTTTACCAGCTCATGTCTGGAAGGATGCCAGCTGCATCCACG TGCTGTGGAGATGAGAAATGGGGAGACTGGAGGCCTCATCTAGCAATGGTGTTATCCAACTTGACCAATAATGTGGACTTGGAATCCAGGACCATTGCTACCATGGGAGACACTCTTG CTTCTAAAGGCCTGCTGGATGCTGCTCACTTTTGTTACCTTATGGCCCAAGTTGGTTTTGGAGTTTACACAAGGAAGACAACAAAGCTTGTCCTAATTGGATCAAATCATAg TTTGCCATTTTTTAAGTTTGCCACTAATGAAGCCATTCAAAGAACAGAAGCTTATGAATATGCACAGTCGCTAGGAAGTCAGCCTGGCTGTTTGCCCAATTTCCAG GTTTTCAAATTCATCTATGCTTGCCGACTAGCTGAAATGGGACTTGCTGCTCAGGCTTTCCATTATTGTGAAGTCATTTCTAGAACTGTCCTTAAAGATCCACATTACTATTCACCTGTACTTATTGGCCAGCTAATCCAG ATGTCATCACAACTACGCCTGTTTGACccacagataaaagaaaaaccagaacaGGAATCTTTTATTGAACCTTCATGGTTAATAACGCTTCGACATGTGGATGGACAGATCAAG GAGGGTGCAATAGCTTATAACACAGACAGATCCACCCCACCACCATATGCATGTAGTACACCAAGCTCTGAATTAGACCATGCTAGTCAATGTGATGGAGCAGGAGTTGGCCGTGACATGGGTCCAGGTGCTGAAAATGCATTGTTAGCATCCTTATTACCCAATATGGCTCAACAGATGCAAAGTGTGCAGCTGATGCCTTCAG TACCTCAGGCTGCCCTTGATGGGTCAGCTGCTATGATTCCTCCTGGTGACCAGGAAGCTGTCCGAAGTGTCCCTTTCTATTCAGTGGCTTCTCAGCCTATTGGTCCAGGACCTGGCTTTGCACCTCCAGGATTTTCAAATCCATATGGAAATGAACCATCACCCCTGTATTTAGGGTCAGCACTACCACCAGGAGGACCACCACAAGAAATTGAACCACGGTCAGAAGAGCAGATAAACCCAGAAACAG gaacaCAGAGAATTGCCCGGGAGTCTCCTTCACAAAGCTCTTTCCCCGAACAGAGGGAAGAGGATTTCTATGGCAGAATGGCTAGCATG GCACCAGGACGAAGATCCAGATCTGCATCTCAGTCTTCAGCACATATG GGCTATGGGCGAAGATCCCGAACAACTTCAGAGTCCTCTGCTCATTCTGTGGGACGAGAGAgatccagctctgcagcaaaacagccctctcctcctccctctgttCCTGTAgggaaagagaataaaaaagaaataaaaaaggaaccAGCACCTAGAAAG ACTGGTGGAACCTGGTTTCGCTGGCtgatgggaaaaggaaagaatgaagcTCACCTGCCAGATGACAAGAACAAATCA ATTGTTTGGGATGAACAGAAACAACGCTGGGTTAATCTGGATGAACCAGAAGAAGAG agtAAGCCTCCACCGCCACCTCCGACAGGATTTCCTAAAGTTCCTCAGACTGTTCCACCTGGACCTGGAGGCCCACCTAGTGCCCCTGTCAACATGTTTTCCAGAAGAGCAG ctGGAAGCAGAGCCCGTTATGTTGATGTCCTGAATCCAGGTGGAACCAAGTCAAGCGGTGCTGTTCCTGCACCATCAGACCTATTTGCCCCCTTGGCACCAATGCCAATTCCTGCAAATGTGTTTGTTCCAAACTCAG TTCCAGGGGAACCCCAGCCAATGGAAGGGAGTGGTGCAGCAGAGCACGCACCAGCTGCAAGTCAAACCAATGCagatcctgctgcagctgttgagCCAGAG tatttaaaCCCTGCAATCCTTCCTCCTGGATCTGGACTTCCTGTTTCTAACCCTGATGGCTCCCAATCAGGCGAG CTTTCGCGCTCTAGTTCAATGAGTTCATTATCACGTGAAGTAAGCCAGCATTTTAATCAG CCTGCCACTGTACCACCTTCAGGGGGGCCTGCAGCAGGAACAGTACCGTTCTACAATCCTTCTCAATTTGCACAA TCTCCTGCAGTCACTGGAAGTTCAAGACTGGGAAGAATTGGACAGAGGAAGTATCCGACATTGAAGTAG